The genomic stretch ATGCGCAGCACCGTTTCGTGGTAGAATTTCGCCTGGGCCGGATCGAACGAGAGTTGTTCGAGATACGCCCGCTGGGGCGTGAGATCGGACAACTGGCGGTAGGTTAAATTGGGATATTTGGCCAGCAGCTCATCGAAGAGTTGCTGATGGAACGTGTCGCGTGGCTGCGACGAGCTTGCTTCAATTCTGCGCGTGCAGCCGGGCAGGGCAAGAACGCCTAGAACAACCAGCCACCACGGCGAAAGTCGAGTCATCGTTGCGCCTCCTGGCCCATCTGGCTGCGAACTTATCCGCGCGGAATTTAGATGCGTTTCAAAGCAATTGGTTCCATCTCCGCTTGATGTGATTCACGGAATATCTGGCAGAATGTGCCCGAGTTTGTCGCGCTTGGTGGCGATGTAGCGGGCGTTGTGCTCGTGCACCGTGGGAAGGATTGGAACTTGATCGACCACTTGCAGGTCGAAGCCGCCGTAGATGAAGGCATCAGTCTTTTTCGGGTTGTTCGTCAGCAGCCGCACTTTAGACAGGCCCAGATCTTTGAGCAGTTGAATGCCGACGCCGTAATCGCGGACATCGGCTTTGTAGCCCAGGGCCAAATTGGCTTCGACCGTGTCGAGGCCCTGATCTTGCAGTTGATACGCCTTGATTTTTTCAACCAGCCCAATGCCGCGCCCTTCTTGCGGCAAGTACACCAGCGCGCCGCAGCCTTCTTGGCTGATGCGGTCGAGGGCCATGTGCAGTTGATCGCCGCAATCGCAGCGGAGCGAATCGAGCACGTCGCCGGTGAAGCAGGACGAGTGGAGCCGCACCAGCGGCGCGACGGTTTTTGTGAGATCGCCCATCACCAGCACCATGGGCTGCTGCGTTTCGTACTTCACGCCGTAAGCAATCAACTTGAATTGCCCGTGACGGGTGGGCAATTCCGCTTCGGCAATGCGGTACACCAATTTTTCGCGGACCCGGCGGTAGCGCAACAGTTCTTCGATGGAAATAATGTGCAGATCGTGCTGGGCGGCCAGGGCGAATAAAAATTCGCGGCCGGCGCGGTCGCCGCCGTCGTCCAAAATTTCGCACAGGACGCCAGCGGGAGGGAATTCGGCCATGCGAGCCAAATCGACGGCGGCTTCCGTATGGCCGGCGCGGCGGAGCACGCCCCCTTCTTTGGCCACCAGCGGGAACAAATGGCCGGGGCGGACAAAATCGCTAGGCTTGCTGGCCGGATCGAGAATGGCACGGATGGTGGTGGCACGCTCTTGCGCCGTAATGCCGGTCCGCGAACTGCGATGATCGATCGGCACCGTGAACGCCGTGCCCAAAGGCGCGGAATTCGCTTCCACCATTTGCGGCAGTTCCAGCCGCTGGGCCACGTCGGGCAAAATGGGCATGCACAGTTGGCCGCGCCCGTGGCGAATCATGAAATTGACGATTTCCGGCGTGCACTTTTCTGCGGCGCAGACAAAGTCCCCTTCGTTTTCACGGTCTTCCGCATCGACCACGATGATAATTTGCCCTCGGCGGATGGCGGCAATGGCGTCGTCAATAGTGGAAAAATGAGGATTCATGCGTGGGTGATCAATGGATTGGTGTGCTATCCACAGGGCGGCGTTGTCGTTTGAATTGCCGTTTGAATAACATACCATTATAGATGATTTAGTCCCGGCAACGCTATCGCCGGCTTTCCGCATGCTGCCTACCGTCTGCTGCCCGCTGCCTATGCTCGATCGTGAAGAATATGTCGAACAGGTGTATCTGTTTAAGGCGCTGGGGGAGCGCCTGCGGGAGAACATGGCCACGCAGGACTTGTTGGTGTGGATTAAGGAAGAAATTCTATCTACGACGCGGCTGCCGATGGCAATGGATTTTTTGGCCGCGGAGTTGAAGTTGCAGGGGAAATTCTCGCCGGCGATGGAAAAGCTGGCGCACTACTTCCGGCCGTTTCAAACTTACGTGGTGGCCGAGGCGGAAAGAGATCGCGGGAAGTTCGACATTGGCACTGCGCTGAAAATTCTCGAGCGGGAGGCGCAATATCTGGCCGACGGCGCCACGCCGCAGGGAATTTTTCTGTATCAGTTCGAATGCCTGTGCCGCAATCGGTTGGGTTACGATCGTGGGCTGGAAGCAATTGCCGGCGATCCCATTTTTGATGCCGCCTGGAAAGAATGGATTTTGACCGTGCGGCGGCAGGTGGGGTTGATCGATATTGCCGACCTGATTTATGTTCGCAGCCAGCAGTACCCCATCGATTGCCGACGGCAGGGGCGCGAAGAAGCGATCGGCGACAAACCGATGCTGTTTGGACAAAAAGAGGGACGCATTGCGCTGGCCAATCGAAAAAAAGATCCGCTGCTACTGTTCGCGGCACTCCATCGACAGTTGGGTTACCCGGCGGTTCCGCGCTTGGTGCCGCTCGATCTCACGCCGGAAATTCTGCCGGCTTTAATTCGCCGCATGGATCGGTTGGAACTGCGGTTGAAATTGGCGGAGGAAGAGCAGAAAGGGGGCATCGATCTCACGCAGTTTTATAAGCCCCCCGGTCGGGAGGAGAAGGGAGCTTAAACGTTAAGTTTTTTTAAGGGGGTGGCTGCGGCGGAAATTCGGTTGAAATACCCTTTTACACGCGGTTTTTCCTTCGAGCCGACTCCCATTGCTGCCCAAATTGCAGTCCCGAAATGGACGATTTTCATGCTTATTTCGTAGGAAAAGCGTACAATACGGAAGTCGGAAGACGGTGAAAAAAGTTATTAATCCATACAGGCATTTTCAACTAACCCTGTGGCATGTTAAATTCGGAATAATGTAAGAGCATGCCGGGGAGTAAGTAGGTTGGCCGAAGCGCATTAGCGGATAAACCCAACAGCCCGCCTTGTTTATCCAATCGCTTCAGTCCGATAACCTGCCCGCCAACCACAAATTGAGGGTCATGGTGTACAACAAAGGCCGGCGGTGTACGGCGAGTCGGCAAGGCTCGTCCGTTTCTCGCAGCAACGGACGCCCGATGGTGCGCCGGCGCAAGCGGTATGTCGCCACAGTTGGCGTCCGCTTTGCCGCCTCAATAGTTAACGACGCTAGCATCGGTCGTTGCTTCACCCCGGTGATGCGGCGTCGGTTTATCGACCGATGCTGTGAACAGCAGCCCATTTAAGTTCAAACCGAAGTTCAACAAAACGACGAAATCCAGAGCCTGCTCACTTGATTTGGAACATTAGCCATGTCGACCACCGCCGATCCGCCGATTCCGCTAACCCTGCCCCCCAAATCGCGCAAGCCTTCCGAAACGCTGGAATCGGCGACCGTTCGCTTTTGCGGCGACTCCGGCGACGGCATGCAGTTGGCCGGCTTGCAGCTGACCAACACTTCGGCCTTGTTAGGGAATGATGTCGCTACTTTCCCCGACTTTCCGGCCGAGATTCGGGCCCCGCGCGGCACCAAGGCGGGCGTTAGCGGGTTCCAAATTCACTTTGCCAATCACGAAATTTTCACGCCCGGCGACCAGGTCGACGCCCTGGTGGCAATGAATCCGGCGGCGCTGGTCACCAATTTGTGCGATTTGATTCGCGGCGGAATTCTGATTGTCAACAAAGACTCGTTCGAGCCCAAAGGATTGCAGCAGGCCGGCTACGAGCGCGATCCGCTCACCGACGGCAGCCTGCAAAGTTACCGAGTGTTTCCGGTCGAAATGACCAAGCTTACCAAGGCGGCCGTCGAGGAATTGGGCATTAGCCAGAAGGAAGCCGACCGCTGCAAAAACTTTTTCGCCATGGGCATGGCGTTTTGGCTGTACGACCGTCCGCTGGAGCCGACGCTGCGGTACATCGACGAAAAATTCGGCAAAATGCCCGACATCGCCGAAGCCAACCGCCGGGCGTTAATGGCCGGCTACAATTATGGCGAAACGACGGAAGCGTTCACCGCGCATTACTCGGTGCCCAAGGCCAAGCTGCCACCGGGGAAATATCGCAGCATCACGGGAAACCAGGCGTTGGCCTGGGGATTGATAACGGCGGCCCAGCGCAGCGGCTGCGAATTGTTTTTGGGCTCCTACCCCATTACGCCGGCCAGCGACATTCTGCACGAGCTTTCGCGCTTCAAAAACTTCGGCATTCGCGCCTTTCAGGCGGAAGACGAAATTGCCGCCATGACTTCGGCCATTGGTGCAGCCTTTGGCGGCGCCATGGCGATAACCACTTCCAGCGGGCCAGGAATCGCGCTCAAGCAAGAAGCCATTGGCTTGGCCGTCATGACCGAGTTGCCGGTGCTGATCATCAATGTGCAGCGCGGCGGGCCAAGCACCGGTTTGCCCACCAAAACCGAGCAGGCTGATTTACTACAGGCCGTGTGCGGCCGCAACGGCGAGTGCCCTGTGCCGGTGCTGGCTGCCCAGAGCCCAGGCGATTGCTTTGAAATTGCCCAAGAGGCATGGCAAATTGCTGTGCGCTATATGACTCCGGTGTTTGTGCTGAGCGACGGCTACCTGGCCAACGGCTCCGAGCCATGGCGCATTCCCGATACGACAAAACTTGGGCCAATTGAAGTGGAGCATCCGGGCCCGTCGGTCAGCGGTCAGCCTTTCATGCCCTATGCCCGCAACGAGCGGCTGGCACGCCCCTGGGCATTGCCTGGCACGCCCGGCTTAATGCACCGCGTGGGTGGCCTGGAAAAGCAAGATATTACCGGCAACGTGAATTACGAGCCCGATAACCATCAACACATGGTGAACATTCGGGCGGCAAAAGTAGCGGGCATTGTCCGCGATATTCCACCGTTGGAAGTGCAAGGCCCGGCATCGGGCAAGCTGCTGGTATTAAGCTGGGGCGGCACCTACGGCGCCTGCGCGACTGCGGCTCGCAACGTTCAAGCACAGGGGGGGTCGGTTGCACATGCCCATTTGCGGCATTTGAACCCGTTCCCCGGCAACTTGGGCGACGTGCTCAAGCGATACGAAAAAGTGTTGATTCCCGAATTGAATCTCGGCCAATTGCGGCTGCTGATTCGCGGCCAATTTTTGGTCGACGCCGTGGGATACAACAAAGTGCAGGGGAAGCCGTTTACGGTTTCGGAATTGACGCACAAAATTGAAACCATGTTGAAGTGAGAACGATTCGCTTAGTGCCGCGCGCTTGCCTAACGGCTCGCGGCTAAACCGCAAGCGAATGGATGACAAACAACCGGTTCACAAATTACAGAATTAACCACTCATTACTGACCCCTGCGCCCTGAACCCTGACCCCTTATTTCCACCATGTCTACCGCTTCACTGCCTGTGCTGACGCCGCAAGATTTCACCAGTGACCAGGATGTCCGTTGGTGTCCTGGCTGCGGCGATTATTCGATTCTGGCGCAAATGAAAAAAGTGCTCCCCACGCTGGGCGTGCCGCCGGAAAAAATGGTGTTCATTTCCGGCATCGGCTGTTCCAGCCGGTTTCCGTATTACATGAACACGTATGGCATGCACTCCATCCACGGCCGCGCTCCGGCGGTGGCCACCGGCTTGAAAGCGGCCCGCCCCGATTTAACGGTGTGGGTGATCACTGGCGACGGCGATGGGCTTTCCATCGGCGGCAACCATTTAATGCACGCCATTCGCCGCAATTTGGATCTGAACATTGTTCTGTTCAACAACCAAATTTACGGCCTGACCAAGGGGCAGTATTCCCCCACCTCGCCGAACGGCAAAGTGACCAAGAGCACGCCAGTGGGCTCGGTCGATAACCCAATTCATCCCATTTCGCTGGCCCTGGGCTGCGAAGCAACCTTTGTGGCCCGGTCCATCGACGTGAACATCAAACACCTGAGCGCAATTTTGAAGCGCGCGGCAGAGCACAAAGGAACCTCGTTCGTTGAGGTTTATCAAAACTGCAATGTGTTCAACGATGGGGCCTTTGAATGGGCGACGAATCGCGAAACCAAGGCCGACACCGTCATCGAGCTGGAGCACGGCAAACCGCTGATCTTCGGCAAAAACCGCAACAAGGGCATTCGCCTCAATGGCATGCAATTGGAAGTGGTCGAGCTGGGTAAAGGCATTGAAGAGGACGATTTGCTGTTCCACGATGAAAAGATGCAAGAGCCCAGTTTGGCCTATTTGCTAAGCCGCATGTGCAATCCGGACCTTCCGGAGCCGATTGGTGTGTTTCGCTGCGTCGACCGGCCGCGCTATGAAG from Pirellulales bacterium encodes the following:
- the ribB gene encoding 3,4-dihydroxy-2-butanone-4-phosphate synthase; the encoded protein is MNPHFSTIDDAIAAIRRGQIIIVVDAEDRENEGDFVCAAEKCTPEIVNFMIRHGRGQLCMPILPDVAQRLELPQMVEANSAPLGTAFTVPIDHRSSRTGITAQERATTIRAILDPASKPSDFVRPGHLFPLVAKEGGVLRRAGHTEAAVDLARMAEFPPAGVLCEILDDGGDRAGREFLFALAAQHDLHIISIEELLRYRRVREKLVYRIAEAELPTRHGQFKLIAYGVKYETQQPMVLVMGDLTKTVAPLVRLHSSCFTGDVLDSLRCDCGDQLHMALDRISQEGCGALVYLPQEGRGIGLVEKIKAYQLQDQGLDTVEANLALGYKADVRDYGVGIQLLKDLGLSKVRLLTNNPKKTDAFIYGGFDLQVVDQVPILPTVHEHNARYIATKRDKLGHILPDIP
- a CDS encoding 2-oxoacid:acceptor oxidoreductase subunit alpha, which gives rise to MSTTADPPIPLTLPPKSRKPSETLESATVRFCGDSGDGMQLAGLQLTNTSALLGNDVATFPDFPAEIRAPRGTKAGVSGFQIHFANHEIFTPGDQVDALVAMNPAALVTNLCDLIRGGILIVNKDSFEPKGLQQAGYERDPLTDGSLQSYRVFPVEMTKLTKAAVEELGISQKEADRCKNFFAMGMAFWLYDRPLEPTLRYIDEKFGKMPDIAEANRRALMAGYNYGETTEAFTAHYSVPKAKLPPGKYRSITGNQALAWGLITAAQRSGCELFLGSYPITPASDILHELSRFKNFGIRAFQAEDEIAAMTSAIGAAFGGAMAITTSSGPGIALKQEAIGLAVMTELPVLIINVQRGGPSTGLPTKTEQADLLQAVCGRNGECPVPVLAAQSPGDCFEIAQEAWQIAVRYMTPVFVLSDGYLANGSEPWRIPDTTKLGPIEVEHPGPSVSGQPFMPYARNERLARPWALPGTPGLMHRVGGLEKQDITGNVNYEPDNHQHMVNIRAAKVAGIVRDIPPLEVQGPASGKLLVLSWGGTYGACATAARNVQAQGGSVAHAHLRHLNPFPGNLGDVLKRYEKVLIPELNLGQLRLLIRGQFLVDAVGYNKVQGKPFTVSELTHKIETMLK
- a CDS encoding 2-oxoacid:ferredoxin oxidoreductase subunit beta: MSTASLPVLTPQDFTSDQDVRWCPGCGDYSILAQMKKVLPTLGVPPEKMVFISGIGCSSRFPYYMNTYGMHSIHGRAPAVATGLKAARPDLTVWVITGDGDGLSIGGNHLMHAIRRNLDLNIVLFNNQIYGLTKGQYSPTSPNGKVTKSTPVGSVDNPIHPISLALGCEATFVARSIDVNIKHLSAILKRAAEHKGTSFVEVYQNCNVFNDGAFEWATNRETKADTVIELEHGKPLIFGKNRNKGIRLNGMQLEVVELGKGIEEDDLLFHDEKMQEPSLAYLLSRMCNPDLPEPIGVFRCVDRPRYEEKMSEQIAEARAKRAGSLEALFNTGDTWVVE